From Chloroflexota bacterium:
CGTGCCAGTAAGACTGTTGTACAGGCGCACCGTGGCGTCGTAATCTTTCTGCGCCTGCGCCATCACGCTCAGGTAGGCTGCGCGCGCCAAATTATCTTCGGGCTTGTCAGCGTAATCTTCGAAATCGTCTGTAGCGTCATCGAGTTTGTCTTTTGCCAAAATCATATTGGCGAAAGCCTGGTCAATATCGGGTTGACCTGCGGAACGCGAGAGACTGTTGACGCGCCGCTCGGCATCCTGGATGGCTTTCGTAGCCTCGGCGATTGCCTGTTCAGCCTGTGCCAAAGCGATAGCGTTGTTGTCGTAGAGTTCATCCAACGCCTGACGAGCAGTGAGCAATTCTAGTTGCGCGGCAGCAAGTGCAGCCTGTTTTTGCGCCGCGGTCTGCCCGGCGGCAACTAAATTGTAACTTGCCTGGGCGACGGCCAAGGCCGTTTCAGCCTGCTTGAATTGCGATTCTAGTAGTTCGTCTTCCAGCCGAAAAAGCGCATCGCCGGGTACAACGCTCTGGCCTTTGGCGACAAAAACCTCAGCCACGCGCCCGCCTGCCTCAGCCGAGATGACTACTTCCACGGCTTCAATTGACCCCGATGCCTGAATACCGCTCTCTTCTGTAGCTTGAAGCGTGCAGGCCGAGAGTGCAAATACGCAAATGAGCAAGAATATTGAAAAATAATGTTTTTTC
This genomic window contains:
- a CDS encoding HlyD family efflux transporter periplasmic adaptor subunit is translated as MKKHYFSIFLLICVFALSACTLQATEESGIQASGSIEAVEVVISAEAGGRVAEVFVAKGQSVVPGDALFRLEDELLESQFKQAETALAVAQASYNLVAAGQTAAQKQAALAAAQLELLTARQALDELYDNNAIALAQAEQAIAEATKAIQDAERRVNSLSRSAGQPDIDQAFANMILAKDKLDDATDDFEDYADKPEDNLARAAYLSVMAQAQKDYDATVRLYNSLTGTGDEIDIARAEADLSMAQALLAQAQKDYDTLLNGPDPDDVALAEAQVALAEAQVALAGEEFPTPEQLAVAQAQVDAAAASLDAIQAQVDKLIVNTPIGGVVTVRNLETGEAIQPGLAAMTISQIERLTVTVYIPENQYGQISLGDTAKLKVDSFPLKTFEAVVTRIANRAEYTPRNVQTQEERQTTVYAVELQVDDPDGKLKPGMPTDVVFGE